The following are encoded together in the Gammaproteobacteria bacterium genome:
- a CDS encoding xanthine dehydrogenase family protein subunit M, with protein MHTFEYARPDNLSEALSLLNEHGSQARVLAGGTDLIVGMRSGKLSARIVIDLKRVAELRPGITEHDGALRIGAAVVLTDVIDDERVKDAFPALVEAASVVGSVQIRNRATLAGNICNASPAADTVPALMIYNAVVNTVSGSGERRVPLVEFFVGPGQTVLRPDEIVTSIDLPFPERPIGAAFERIARRRGMDLATVNVACSVTGDGVTRFAYGAVGPTAFVVDDRSGRLADPAVGEEDKERLLKDLAAQASPISDVRASREYRQAMLTVLGKRTLATALGRLRRVL; from the coding sequence ATGCACACGTTCGAATACGCGCGGCCGGACAACCTGTCGGAGGCGTTGAGCCTGCTGAACGAGCACGGTTCGCAGGCTCGCGTCCTCGCCGGCGGAACCGATCTGATCGTCGGCATGCGGTCCGGGAAGCTGTCGGCGCGCATCGTGATCGATCTCAAGCGGGTGGCGGAGCTGCGACCCGGAATCACCGAGCACGATGGTGCCTTGCGGATCGGTGCGGCCGTCGTGCTCACCGACGTGATCGATGACGAACGCGTCAAGGATGCCTTCCCCGCCTTGGTCGAGGCGGCATCGGTGGTCGGATCGGTCCAGATCCGCAATCGAGCCACGCTTGCCGGGAACATCTGCAACGCATCGCCCGCCGCGGATACGGTCCCCGCGCTGATGATCTACAACGCGGTCGTGAATACGGTGAGCGGGTCGGGCGAGCGCCGGGTTCCGCTGGTCGAGTTCTTCGTCGGGCCGGGGCAAACGGTCCTGCGACCCGACGAGATCGTCACCTCGATCGATCTGCCGTTTCCCGAACGGCCGATCGGGGCTGCATTCGAGCGGATCGCCCGGCGCAGAGGGATGGATCTGGCCACGGTCAATGTCGCCTGTTCGGTCACAGGAGATGGCGTCACCCGCTTCGCCTACGGTGCGGTCGGACCGACGGCGTTCGTCGTCGACGATCGGAGCGGGCGCCTCGCGGACCCGGCAGTGGGCGAGGAAGACAAGGAGCGCCTCCTGAAAGATCTCGCAGCGCAGGCGAGCCCGATCTCCGATGTACGGGCAAGCCGCGAATACCGGCAGGCGATGCTGACGGTGCTCGGCAAACGGACACTCGCAACCGCTCTCGGACGGCTGAGGAGGGTGCTGTGA
- a CDS encoding 2Fe-2S iron-sulfur cluster binding domain-containing protein gives MVLTVNGRRCSIEVAPHHTLLEVLRDQLELTGTKECCTEGECGACTVLVDGRSVNSCLMLAVEAQGCEIMTVEGLAGDGRLGPLQEAFLDKGAPQCGFCIPGQLMSAHALLKQNPHPTVDEVHEALAGNLCRCAGYVQITEAVLTAAETGER, from the coding sequence GTGGTCTTGACCGTCAACGGCAGGCGATGCTCGATCGAGGTGGCACCGCACCACACGCTCTTGGAGGTCCTGCGCGACCAGTTGGAGCTCACCGGCACGAAGGAATGTTGTACGGAGGGCGAGTGCGGTGCCTGCACGGTGCTCGTCGACGGCCGTTCGGTCAACTCCTGTCTCATGCTGGCCGTGGAAGCACAGGGATGCGAGATCATGACGGTCGAGGGTCTCGCAGGCGACGGCCGCCTCGGTCCGCTGCAGGAGGCGTTCCTCGACAAGGGCGCTCCGCAGTGCGGATTCTGCATCCCCGGCCAGCTGATGTCGGCGCACGCCCTGCTGAAACAGAACCCTCACCCGACCGTCGATGAGGTCCACGAGGCCTTGGCGGGCAACCTGTGCCGATGCGCGGGATACGTGCAGATCACCGAGGCGGTGCTCACCGCCGCCGAAACGGGGGAGCGATGA